The window CTGGCTGAGCCCAAGCCGCCCCTTACCTAAAAATAAATTTTGGTCTTATAAAACGTGCAAAATAGCTTCCCATTGACGGAGCATACGCCCATTGTTTTAACACGTTAAGATTTATATTGTCATAGTCGTATGTCTCGCCGCTTGGGAATGTAATTGTTATTATCTGGTCTTTTGCGTCATAGCTTACCGCTTCAATTACACTACTTGGTCTCTCTGTCATAAATCTTGCCAAACGGTCGCCCTCGCGTTGCATTTGCTGAGCGCGTGTGCCTTGTCCGTCAAGTTCCGCTTTCCCGACATTTGTATGCGTTAAAAGTCTTCCTTGTCCTCCTGTGGCTGTATAATTACCTTCTGTTTGCCAAATTGTTCCACTTTGTCGTCGGACACGGGAAAATTGACCTATTGCTTGGCGAGCAACTTTTTTTAATATCATTTATACCTCCTACTAATATTTACGGTTTTCTTTGAAATGTCTTTGTAAATATTTATAGCACAGGTAAACAGGAAAGGAGACACTGTGGAAATTGAAAAAAAGATAATCGACG is drawn from Chitinivibrionia bacterium and contains these coding sequences:
- a CDS encoding KTSC domain-containing protein, whose translation is MILKKVARQAIGQFSRVRRQSGTIWQTEGNYTATGGQGRLLTHTNVGKAELDGQGTRAQQMQREGDRLARFMTERPSSVIEAVSYDAKDQIITITFPSGETYDYDNINLNVLKQWAYAPSMGSYFARFIRPKFIFR